The genomic DNA GAAAGGAACGATCGAATTGCCCACGTCGCGTTCCCTGCGGTCGTACGTTCGAACGAAAACAGCGATCGATGGCGAGACATAGGTTACGGAGATCCCGTCACTGGAATTCGCTGACTGCGGAGCGGAAGGAGGAACGTGCACGCTTGCATTGGTTCGGTCACCGTCCCTAAGCCTAAGCGATTTCTCGCCGCTGCCAATTATGTTGCGCAATGTGTCAGTTGTTTTGCGCAATAAGGCATTTTCGCATATCGGTTGACCAAACTAATTTGGTGCGGTGGCTTGGAGGGAAATGCAGTGCGGCGCCGTCGTGTACGATGGGACACGAGGTTGAAACGTAAGCCGTACGGAGGCTCTGCCGGCCATCTATTGAAGTTGGGTGGTTTCAAGTTGCCGCAGCCTGCACTGCCTCAGCGGCAATGATGTGTCAACCTTGCAACGCGTTCGGTGTGACCGATTTGCTTCGATCAATCGATAGGAATTTTGGAAGACACATGCTACCTCCCTATTTTGCCTCGCGAGCCTTGGTCGGAACGACAGCGTCCCTGTTCCTCTGCGTCGTGGCGGTCGTTGCGAGCGATCCGGTTGCTGACGCTCCGAAACAATCCCCCGATCCACTCGAAGGGCCACCGTTCGTCACTTGCAAAGCGTGGATCATCGCCGATGCCGATACCGGCGAAATCTTGGCGGGCGACAATCAGGACGACGAACGCAATCCCGCCAGCATTACGAAGATCATGACCGCCTTGGTTGTTTTGAAGCTCGCCGAGAAGTCGCCCGAGGTCTGGGAAGAAATGATTACGTTTTCCGAGAGAGCTGATGAGACGCCTGGTTCGTCCTGCTGGCTAAAAACGGGAGAGCGTTTGCCGGTCGAAGAGTTGATCTACGGGCTGCTGCTCCCCTCGGGCAATGATGCATCGGTTGCGATTGCCGAACACTTTGGCCCCAGGTTGGCTCAGGGAAAGGAGACTGGCTACGACGCATTTATCCGAACCATGTGCGAGACGGCTCAGCAACTTGGGATGGAGCGGACGCGCTATGGCAATCCCCATGGGCTCACCGAAGAGGGACATCTCACAACGGCCGCCGACATGGTCAAACTGACCCGCGAGGCGATGAAGTACGAGAAGTTCCGTGAAACCGTGGCGACGCGACGACATTCGACGACCGTACAGACGCCCGATGGGAACGATCGGAACGTCACCTGGAACAACACCAATCGCTTGCTGAAGCAGGAAGGTTATTTGGGGGTGAAGACAGGAACCACCCGCGCCGCGGGAGCGTGTTTGGTTTCGGCGGCTCAACGGAACGAGAGACGCCTTATCATGGTCGTGCTCGGTTCGTCTAGCAGCGATGCACGCTATGCCGATGCACGCAACTTGTACCGCTGGATGTGGAAACGGCTCGCCGCGGATAGTGCGGATGACTGATGCCAGCGCCTGGCCTCGAAAGGATTGGTTTGGTTTGCGTCGAAATGTTTGCGGTCGGCAACACCAGAAAGTGCCTCGGTCGATCCCTGTTGAGCCGACCGAAAAGGTTCGGTGCTTTGCCCCGGTCGATAGTATTGTTGATTCGTAATCGCTGTTGCGTTGGTGTGAAAGTTTCGGCTTGAAAAAGTGATGTTCTGTTCGACTCAATTAGTTTATGACCCTCGGAGGCATGTCGTGAAATCCATCTACCGCGTCATTTTGGGAATGGTGGTTCCCGTAATAGGGACGGTGATTGTCGCCGCGGCCAACGCGGATGAGCCTAGGGAGTCGCCGGGGATGCAGATCACAGAAAAGGCAAGGGAAATCCATGCCAAGAGTATCGTGATCGACGGTCACAACGATCTTCCTTGGAAGATACGGACCGACAGCGATTCCGCGTTTCAGATTCTCGACATCGCAAAGTCGCAGCCGCAATTGCACACCGATATCCCGCGTCTGAAAGCAGGCGGGGTGGGAGCCCAGTTTTGGTCGGTTTGGGTGCCGGTCCGACTCGGGTATGACGGGGTGGCATTTTTAACGACGGTCGAACAAATCGAATTGGTCAAAAAGATGGTGGCAACGTATCCCGACCATTTTGCTTCGGCGACAACGGTCGCGGATATCCGCCGGATCCATGGGGAAGGGAAGATCGCGTCGTTGATTGGTGTCGAAGGAGGGCATTGTATCGAGAATTCGATCAGTAATTTGAATCATCTGTTTGAACTCGGAGCCCGTTACATGACGCTGACCCATTCGGACAGCCTCGATTGGGCTGACTCTTCGACCGACAAGCCGAAGGCAAATGGTTTAAGTCCATTCGGCAATGAGGTCGTTCGGCGGATGAATCAGTTAGGAATGATGGTCGATATCTCGCATGTCTCGCCAGGAACGATGCATGCAGTACTCGATACAAGCCAAGCACCCGTGATCTTTTCTCATTCATCGGCTCGCGCCGTCGCCGATTCTCCACGCAACGTTCCGGACGATGTGTTGAAACGAATCCCTGAAAAGGATGGCGTCGTGATGGTCAACTACTTCTCAGCCTTTGTTGTTCCCGAAGCGGTTAAAGTCTATCACGCGGGTTTGGATTACCGTCGTGAGTTGGCGAAAGATCACAGTCCGGCCGAAGTTTCGGCATTGTATAAGGTATGGAAAAGCAAGAACCCCATGCCGCCGGGTGATATCGATGATGTGTTGGATCACATCGACCACCTCGTCAAGGTCGCCGGTTGGCAACATGTTGGGATTGGGTCTGATTTTGATGGGATCAGTGCGGTACCCGTTGGTTTGGAAGACGTCAGCACCTACCCTGCCATCACGCAGGGACTGCTCGATCGCGATTACACCGAGGAACAGATCCAGGGGATCCTGGGAGAGAATCTGCTTCGAGTGATGGAAAAAGTGGAAGCGACGGCGACAGAGCTGCGGCCGACAACGAAGTAAAAACGCAATCTCTCAAGTTGGATCCCTTGGGAATTCTAGAAGGTAGCCGGTGGTTTGAGCGGAGCGGACACCACCGGTTGCAATACCGCAATCAAACGCCGTCCCCGGCAGTGGGCAAGAACGGTCTGCAATCCATTCGGGGTTTCCTTCACGCTTCAAATACCTGGTACATTCGCCCATATCAGCTCTCGAATTCTGGAATTGCGTGTTATGGCAAACACATCGATACCAGATCTGGGGCTGCCCCTCAAATAGCGACAATCCTCCGTACGTAGGCCGTCGAGTCTTCGTTGTAAGGAAAATTGTCCCCCGCCTGATCGACTCCTGGAGATATCATGACAAGGCCCCATTTGCCTAAGCGACGGCTCGTCAACTCTCGAACCATCGCCACTGCGGTGTGGATGTTTGCACTGGTTATGCCCGCGTTGGGGCAGAAGTTGGACATCGAGAAAGAGAGCGTTATACGGAGCGGACGCGCTGACGGGCGTCATTTGAGTACACGTGGATTTCAGCAGTATCTCTTACGGAACGCGCAGCCCAAACTGGCATTCGACCCGGAGTTCACATCGGATGAATTCGCGCAGTGGCAGTCGCAGGTGCGGGGCAAGTTGTTGGAACTGATGAATTTCCCGGAACTGGTCGCTCAGCCCGAATCACGCCGGCTTTGGATTCGAAAACGGGAAGGGTATGTGCTGCAGAAATGGGAACTCTATCCCGAACCGGGCAGCGTTGTTCCCTTTCTCGTGCTGGTTCCCAACAGCGCGACACCCGCAAATCCGGCACCGGCGATCATGTGCATCCCCGGTTCATCGGGGACCAAAGAGAATCTGGCGGGCGAGCCGCCGCTGGGGCCGGCATTTAAGCCGGATGACCGCAATCATGATGGCTGGCTTCACGCGCAGCGTAATCAGCAGGCGGTGCAATATGCCCGCGCGGGTTTTGTCGCGGTGGCGGTCGATCATCCAGGAACCGGAGAACTGTCGGACCTGGCCCGGTATCGTGGCACCACGATGGACGATCGCAATACAATTTCTCGCTACCTGATCGACATGGGGCGCAGCTTTATCGCCCTCTCTGTGTTCCAGAAACTTCAGATCCTGGAGTGGTTGCGCGATCAACCGCACGTCGACGTCGATCGCATCGCCGTCAGTGGTCATTCGCTTGGAACAGAGGCTGTGCTGGCGCTGGCCGTGCTCGACCCGCAGATCCAAGCCATCGTGTGGAACGATTATCTTGCCGCCACGATGGAACGGGCGAAAGCCAGCACCAAACCGAACCACCGTGGGCTCAGGCCCGGTGCGAACTGGTTAGGCCACTCCGTTCCGGGACTGTGGCAGTGGTTCGACTATCCCGACTTGGTCGCCGCCATCGCGCCCCGTCCGCTGATCGTGACCGAAGGGGGACCGACCCATTCGCTGAACCTTGTGCGCAAGGCGTATCAGATCGCCGGAGCTGCGGATAATGTTTCGATCCACTACTACCCGCAATACCATGATCCGGCCAAACGACGCGATGGCAAGCCGATCCCCGAAGGCCTGAGTTCAACCGAATGGTTGGACTACGCCAACGTGCATGCCGCGCACCACTACTTCAAGGGGTACCTTGCGGTTCCGTGGTTGACGGGGCAGTTTCAGCTGCCGGATCCCGGGGAAGTCTATCCGCCGGCACCGCCCGAGGCGGCGCAAACGCTGCTGAAGTGACTGGAAGAGTCTGCGAGGCGCCGCAGGTGTGGCCTGTACCCTCGCGCGCCAGCGAGCCGCAGCATGCTTTGGCTTTTGGTCATCAAATGCAGCAGTCCTTCGTGTATCGCCGGTGTTTATAAATGAAACCCGAAGAGCCGCGCGGCGTTTCCTCCGAAGACCTTGCTCCGGTCCTCGTCGCTGAACGCGGGAAGCATTTGGGCGATCTGTTGCCGGTACTGTCGGTAGGACGCGTCCGTTGTCTCGGCGTTAAATCCTCCTCCGTAGATCAGTCGCTCAGCGCCCCATAATTCGGCTAGCCGACGCACCACCGGCTTCACATCCCGGTGCGGATATTTATTCTGGTCTGGCATCGCCGCTAACTTCATCACCGTGTTCGGTAACTCCGACCAACGCAGCACCACCGCGTGTTCCTCTGGCGTCCCCTGCATCGGTCGGCCCAGGTGGTCAATGATGACTCGAGTCTCTCGGTAGCGACGGAGATAGGGATCCAGCCGTTCTGCATAACGAGGTTCCAAGTGGATCTGCATTGCGACACCCGCATCGGTAGCGATCGACCACAACCGATCAAGCTCCGGAGTGTCCCACGGGGGCATACGACCCGGCGCGTAAGCGTGCAGACGAGTCGCAACGATATGCTCCTCGTGCTGCCGCAAAAATTGCGGCAGGCGACGTAGCGAATTTGGTTGGTCTGCAAAGAAGAGGCAGGTCCCCTTCAAACGTCCTTTGCCGACTTCGATACAGTGTTCCAAGTAGCGATGGTCATCCTGGTAGGGTTCGGGATGAACGACAATCGCGCGATCCACCCCCGCACCGTTCATCCGCTCCAGTAGAAACTCGGGCGTTGCCGCTCGTCCAGGCCGATAAGGCGCATTTGGGTGATACGGAAAACGCGCATCATCCGGTCCCGCGAAACAGTGAAGATGGGCATCGACCACCATCGACGTATCGCTGGCACCGTGTGCTACCGACAAGGACGTCGAAACGGCAAGCCCGGCGGCGATGACGCCCATCGCTTCTCGCCGATTTGGTAGGCGTTGTTTTTCATAACCCAAACGATCGATCATTCGTTGAAACTCACAAGTTGCGGTAGGAATTTTCGTGCGGAGCGATTGGCTTCTCTTGAGCGTCTAGTCTAGTCGATATCGCGGTGAAAGATGAATCCTGGCCGTGAAGTCTCTCCGCGTACGAAACCCACTCTCGGCTTAAAGGTGGTTCATTGTCAGGACTTTGACAATCATCCAAATTACCAATGCGCCGCGTGCCGTCCAGGCTGCGGTGCGGATCCAATTTGATCGCACCAGCCAGCGATGGACGTCGGAACGATAGCCGTTCGCCAGACTTCGGTGGCACGGAACCTGAATGGCCGCGGTCGAAATCCAAATGGCAATGACCAAGAAAAGTCCGAATAACGCCGCCGACTTGGGAATCTCCGCCGGTAAATAGAAGACCAGCAAGAGAGAGCTGATGGCTTCTGACAGCATGGGAGGGCCAACGATGAACGTGATTAAGAATTGATGTCGCCTCTGGTAGACGATGAAACGACGCTTGCCGACACCGTCGAACAAAGGGTAATGGACGACTTGAATCGTCCAAATCAATCCGACCAGAAAGAGCGTGGCGACAAGATTGATGATCAACAGAAGGATTGGAAACGGCACCGTGACGGTTGCTCATCTAGATTTGCGGAGACTTCGTGGGATTCGATGTTTCTATTCTATCGGTGTATCAAGCAGGGAGATCGCAAACCGCGTGGGGGCGCTGTGTGTTTTCGGAGAGATCCTGACGGGGACCCCGCCTTTATCAAGGTCTTCGCTCCTTGCCCGTTGGCATGCTACCGTGTGGGGATCCAATAAGTTTTCGGCGCATTCAACAGCAACCGCGGTAGCGGAGTGCGTTGAGTGCCAGGCAAAAGAACAAAAGGACGGGCTTTTGGCGTGCTACGGCAGGTTCACTCTACCAGGCGGGAAAACTGACACGCTGCAGAGTGCGGGAATGAATCTACGGGGGCGTGGGAACATGTCGGGTGCCCAGTTTTTGGCAATCACTTCTAACCGTAGATCGCTCTCCATCGGATCGGTCAGAAGCGGTCGCTCAGTTGTGGTGAGCAGGCTTGCCCAGAGTGTTGAAAGCGAGGGGCATCGTCGGATGTTGGCCCAGTGCGCCCGCCTCGGAACTCTTAGCCGCTTTCACCCTCCCCATGACTCTCGCCTGCTACGCTACGCAATGGTCTGCGAAACCACGGTTCCTTGATGACCGTTTTACGTTTGCATGGCGCTGGGGTCCATCCAAAACATTTCCCAGACGTGGCCATCCAGATCGGCGAGGTTTCGGTTGTACATGAACCCTAAATCCTGCTTCGGATTGATGTCGGCGGTGCCACCGTGTGTGGCAGCGACCTCGTTCAGTTTGTCGACCGCTTCTCGATCATCACAGGACAGTGCCAGCATCACTTCGCTTGAATCTGCCGAAGGAATTGGGCGACTCGTGAATGTCCGCCACTTATGGTGAGTCAGCAGCATGACGTAGATCGTCTCGCTCCACACCATGCAGGCAGTCGCTTCGTCAGAAAATTGCGGGTTGTTCTTAAATCCCAGCGCGTCGTAGAAGGCCATGGATGCCTTCAGGTCAGCGACAGGTAAGTTGACGAAGATCATTTTTGTCATTTCGTTTCTCCTTGGATCTTTCTCGTTGAGCGTTACCTTTTTACTCCGTCGGATCCCGGAAACCGAGACCCGCCGCCTCTAAGCTGGCGCGGAGAATATTGACTGCTTTCGGTCCCATCCCGTGAAGTTGGGACAGTTCGTGTTCCGTGATCGTGGTCAGTTGGTCCATCGATGGAAGCTTGGCCGCTACCAATGCTCGAAGCGCTGGGCGAGCAATGCCCTTTGGAAAGTTCGCTTTGATCGAGTCGGTTTGTGCGTCGCTCGCCAACCGCTGATTTGGGGCGTGGGGATGCGGGCATTGATCTCCGTTGGTGATCTTCTTATCTCCGGACATTGTTTCAGCGCACTCTGGTTCTAATCGGGGAGTCAAGCATCCTCGGGCATCTCCAGCTCGACAAGGTTTGCAAGTTGAATAAGCGACTCCTGCCAGCCGAGGTAACACCTTTCTACAGGAATCGCTGTCGGCAGACCTTCGTGAACGATTTCAATTTCGGTGCCGCAACTTAAAGTTCTCAAGGTAATGGTCTTCGTCATGTCGCCGGCCAGATTGGGATCATCGAACTTGTCAGCGATGCGAATCCGCTTGCCTGGAATCAATTCAACAAAAGTGCTTTCAAACGAGGTGCTGAAACCCTTTTTGAAATGGGTGAAATTCATGTGGTAACTGCCGCCCACTCGCGGGACGATTCGGTCGATTTTCCCTAGAAAGCCATACGGTGGCAGCCACCGGCACAAGGCTTCCGGATCAAGAAAGGCTTTGTACACACGTTCAGGAGGAGCACGCAGCACGCGATGAAGATGGATGGTGTTTGGTAAATCGGGCATGGAAGCTTCTCTTGTTAATGGGGTTCGTTTGATTGTTAGTCGATTGGGATTCTCTCGAATCGACATCTTCTGCAACTTTATTTGCCGGACGGCCTACGCGTTTTCTACCGCCCCATCCATATTGCGCAGACGTTAGATATATGACGACGTGTGATCGCATCCCGTTCTCTTTCGGTTAGGATTGCAGTACCTATTCTTCGACACTCCAGATTTCGATAAATCGGCCGTTCGGAATGCGAAACCGATGCATGAGGGCATTGTCATTGTCATTCGCAGACGTGCGAACCGGAGAATGCACCGCGACGAGATCGACCCCGGTCCGCAGGACTTCGAGCATTTTGTGGATCCTCAAAGTCGATTGGCTCAATTGCTCGCTGAATAATTGCGGCGAATATCGGCGGCGCTTAGGTCGCTGTTGGTTCATGAACAGCTGGGATCGTCGCCTGGATTGTGTAGGCACTTAAATAGGTCGACACGAGCGCTTGTTAAGCATGCGATTAACGGGGATGGATTTGGCCACGAACCCGAAGCGAACGGTCGTGATTTTCCACGAAAGTGATTGCATTCCCAAATGCTTAAGCCAGTAAGAGTGCCACACGTTGGCTAGATCGTCTTCAGGCTTGTTCTTGTGTGCCTGCCCTGAAACGGGAAGTCTTGCTTGAGTATTTTGAGCGCATGTCTGCGTCGACTGAACTTGCTGATGCCGACGTTTCTGTAGCCATCAGCCATCCGTCACGCCACCCTATGTTGGAAGCGCTCATTGAGGCGGAGCGGCCTGTGACCGTGATTGCCGAGGAGTTCAAGATGAGTCGGACCGCGGTTTCGTAGTATCTTCGCGTGCATCCATAATCCTCGACTTTTTGCAGCACAACGACACGGCGAAGAGTATCGGTACCGTTTGGTTTGCGATCGAGTAGGCCCCATGGGGAACTGGATCGCACACTACGAACCGTTCTGGGAAAAATATCATCAGCGCCACCAAGCCCATGTCGTGAACGGCGACGAACAGGTGATCGAAACCATCCATCGTGACGTAGTCTTTCCGAAGCCGCCGGAAGCGGTTTGGTAATCATTCGCCAGTAGGGCTGCACTGAGCGCGTGGTCGTACTCAAATGATTGCCACGGGGTGAGGATGGCTTTGCACGAACCGGTGCGAAGATCAAGCTGCGAGTTTTGGCAGCCGTGCCGGAACTAACGACCACCCGTGAGTCTGTTGGAGATTTCCTCTGGCCCGACGCTGCGGTCCCGGATTCATTGCCGTTTCGTAAGGCGTTTCACAGCGATGATCGCCGTAGCCTGGATGAAATCGCAATGCCTGAATTGGTCGGACTGATTCAATCTGAAAGACAGCATCTTGAGAGCGAGGATCCAGCCCTCGCCTACGCCCGAGAAATTGGTTTGGCCCGCTTGGCGAAATCCGCTCGAGAGCGAATCGACATGGCGATCGAAATTGCCAGTGGCACCCGTTCCGAAATCGTTGTCGATCCAATGGGGGAGCCGCCCGGGAAATGAACGCGATTTCTAAGGCTTCTTCGGTTTGGCTGCCGACGAGAGATCGTCTTGCAGTCGTTGGTAGTCTTTCAGGCAGGCGTCGACAGCTTTGGCGATGTTATCGTATTCGGGGCCTTTGGTTCCCACGGCGGTTAACAGTGGGATCCATTGTTGCATCAATTGGAACTGCGTCTTGACGACATCCAACATCACGCGCGGCACCTTGTGCTGGACCATTACTTTTTGAGGCGGTGGGCCGGACGAGTTTTGTTGAGCGAGGGTCGTCAGCTGGGTCGAGGTGCTGCCGAGCGTCTCGCTCAACTGTTGCCCAACGGCTAACATCCCATTGCGGAACGACGCCAGTTCATCGTGCAGCCGATCGGTTTGTGAATTGTCGTTGCCGGCAACGGCTTGAACCATCACGCGGCGGATCGATTCCAAACCGTCGCGCAATCCGCCCAACTGTTTCATCAACTGGCCGACTTGATCGCCGCTGTCGAGTCCCTGGAAACGGACGCTCTCCGAAAACGCATATTTGATCGCTTCCCAACGCTCCGTCTCTTCGGGCTTCAGGATTCCCATCAACTCTTTGAACTTCAGAACGTTCGATTCGTTGTCGGTCGTCAGCGTTTGCGAATCCTGTTCGTAGTTGCCGACGATCAGCGATTGCAGTTCTCGATCGTTCATCACCGCGACCACCTTTTCGGCGATACGGTTCATGTTGCGGTAACTGCCCTGCAATTTGAATGGTGGTTCGGTGCGGTAGGCGTCCGCCTGGGCGGCCGAACGAATGTATTGGCGATTGACTCGCAGCACGACGTCGCGAACCTTGATTAGTTTTCGCAGCACGCTGTACATCTCGCGAACCTGATCCATCGACAGGTTGCTCTCCAGATCGATCCCTTCCATCGAACCAAGGGTTGCCGCGCGGATCAACGTCCGCGCGTCGCGAGGGCTCGCGCTGGCCAGCGGTTGCAGGGCGGTGTTGCTGGTCAGACAGTTCTCCAGATAACTCATCTCAAACGCTTCCGCCGAATCGCCGATGATCTCGCCGAGGTTGTAGACGTCGGCGCGATTGCTGAGCATGTCGGGGATCTGGAAGCGATCGCCACTTTCGGTGTACGGGTTTCCGGCCATCACCACGGCAACACGTCGGCCGCGGAAATCGTAGGTCCGCGTCTTGCCCTTCCAAACGCCTTCGATCTTACGAGTCGCATCGCACAGGGAGATGAACTTCTGCAGCAGTTCGGGATGCGTGTGCTGGATATCGTCCAGATACAGCATCACGTTGTCCCCCATTTCGAGCGCTAGATTCAAACGCTCGATCTCTTCGCGAGCCGCGGCGTTGGGAGCTTCGGACGGATCCAAGGAGGTCACGCCATGACCGATCGCCGGGCCGTTGATCTTCATAAAGATGATCCCCAGCCGATTGGCGATGTATTCCATCAGGGTTGTCTTGCCGTAACCGGGAGGACTGATCAGCAGCAGCAGGCCCATCCGATCGGTCCGCTTCCCCTCGCCCGCCACGCCGATCTGTTTCGCCAAGTTGTCGCCGATCATCGGCAGATAGACTTCGTCCAACAAGCGGTTGCGAACAAAGCTGGTTAGGACCCGCGGCCGGAACTCTTCCAGCTTCATCGCGTCGCGAGCCTCGTCGACCAGTCGCTGTTTCGTGTCGTGCAAACGTTGGAAACGCGGAACGGTCTCACGCGTGAAGTGTCCCAAGCGTTGGAAGATGTCGTGGTAGCGGAGCGTCATCTGCCCCTTGTTGATGCGGCGATGGGCGCCCGCGAGATTGGTCAATTCCACCGCGACGTGCGCATCGGAGATTTGAGCCGGATCGGGAGCACCGTCGATCAGCAGCCGCGCCAGTTCGTCTCGATAGAGATCGTTCGGATCGAGTTCATCGTGGTCGTCGTGCATCGTCAAAAACGCGGAGGACCAGTTGCGGGCCAAGACCATCGATTCGGCTGGCTGTTTGGCGTTGTCTTTCAGGCCCGCAGCGACCAAGCTCTGGCGTTCTTCCCCGACAACGTGTTCGCAAAAGTCTTCGTACAACCGCGCTGCCCGACGGCTAACGACCGGGAGATCGCTGGGGTCGACCAATTGATCGAACAGGTAGGCGGCAGCTTCCTCGGGCCGGACGTCGGCAAAGAGGTTCGCAAAAGTCGGATCATCCGCGATTTCCGCGGTCAAACGGGCGCGGAACTCGACGGCCGGGTGGGCTTGGGGGAAAGCCTGGGCCAATTTTTGGAAGCCCCCAATCCAGCCGGTGTACATCTTACGCATGCCGCCAATCAGCAGATGCGACCACCAATACCAGGCCGCCGCTCGGACGTCGGGGCGATGTTTGGCCAGACCGATCGTGCGGTCGATCTTCAGCAGCGCGGCCAATAGCTTCGCTGCGTCGTGATCGTGAACGCCCTTGGCGTAGCCTTCGGAGTAACGTCCCGACATCTGCTGTTGCACCCAACGGATCTGTTCAGCTTCGGAGAGCCGCTCGAACGTCCGCTTGTCCATGTGCGGGGCGGTATCGGCGTCTCGTTTCGATTCGGAAGACTCCTCCTCCGCGTCATCGCTCCCCGAGTCGTTGGAGTCTTTGGCGAAGTGTTTTCGCCGCGACGGATGCGACAGTTCTTGGTAGAGCGCGTACGCCAGATACTCTCCGCGATAGACATCGCGGTTTTCGCTGACCACTTCCTGGTTCATCAGGTCGTGGGCGTCATCGAGATCGGGATGCGACAGCGGTTCAAAAAATTGAGTCCCCGTCAGGTGGAGGTTCAGTTGATCGTTGCGCATCACCGTCGTCAGATCCAACGTCTGGGTGTTGACGCCAAATTGATGTTTGCCCAATTTGATCCCGGTGCCGCCGTCGACAAACAGCTCCTGACGATCCTTCAACTGACGGATCGCATCTTCGCGAACGCTCTTCAGTCGGCTTTGGATGTCTTCGATCCGGACGGTGTCGTCCAATTCGGTCAGTTGATTGACGATGCCTCGCACCTTATCGACCATCAGGTCGGCGGCGAAATAGGCGTGGATCGAATCGACAGTGTCGAACGATTTCATCCGCGATGCGATCCCTTTCAGGATCCGATCGGCGGCCGAACCGAGCGCTTCGGCACGGCGGTTTCGAGCTTCGACAAGCTGAACTTTCCGCGATTCAAACGCGTTGTATAGCTCTTCGCGTTTCTCCGCTAACTGGCCAACAAACTCATCGAATTCGGCGAAGCGACCCTCGAGTTCCTCCAGTTGGACCATCACCTTGGTCAGATAGTTATCGCATTTTTCAGGCGAGTCGCAGACGTCGAGGTAGCCGTTGACGGTTTGATCCAACAACTTCAATTGCGATGCAAACTCGGCACGTCCCTCGGTTCGGACCAGATCGCCCATCCGAGCCTTCAGTGCGCTGCGCACTCGGTTCAGCGAAGCAAAGACGTCGCTGATCCCATCGATGATTTCAGTCCGTTTGGTCGTATCTTCGATCTGCAGGTTGCTAACGGTCTCGGTCAGCAGTTCCAACTGGCTTCCCGCTTCGTCGATGT from Rosistilla carotiformis includes the following:
- a CDS encoding DNA repair ATPase produces the protein MSETKLAAGTYEILRNRMRDAAGELRSRLDQLNADRSEVFGNIDTVLLATERITTEHNCVPRDLLPVGKHFLFGYNVQFGLKTETHLNDVFAVYRFEDHQFHEESLELIGDERFERDFHEIYRYYKGAAFAKFFQTGPFVHMVFRVGKNPSDIKTFKWRIQAGQLQYIDNRSDHEVRYPPQHEFLWKRTTRDQHVAGVHPHISIEDQVFVETVGGDLTIKVENSTQSGRGIYAEPVDNADQTLDDAETYYALLGNLILLKILPYQERKYRYLLYNAKIQKAMRLDAIEHSCVLLPDDHGIIFPDGYYLQTGEYKIFDHGLTDLIYEKTIAAPNGEDFIYLFYNRASGAYVQLRYNLIRQQVETPLVCHGQAFFHAGEMVCFKGQDDQPQKHHALQIWQTPFVGSDFVPDSNTDSLLYKIGNKELVRGMAECHEILQLVEKDDSYEGLYVDLVKKTSDILDSYFWLDKAETHHPDQPLRAIGEASKSAVEEFEKVVRLRRETEAATVVVEEAVTDLLKAIDRSRFEAVDAFVKRLAELRTQRGHAIGLRELRYVDEERVEKLESQIGEQSDRLSRRCVEFMLSDGALEPYEARVEKAAASVQSIEKVTDAKRLEKDIDEAGSQLELLTETVSNLQIEDTTKRTEIIDGISDVFASLNRVRSALKARMGDLVRTEGRAEFASQLKLLDQTVNGYLDVCDSPEKCDNYLTKVMVQLEELEGRFAEFDEFVGQLAEKREELYNAFESRKVQLVEARNRRAEALGSAADRILKGIASRMKSFDTVDSIHAYFAADLMVDKVRGIVNQLTELDDTVRIEDIQSRLKSVREDAIRQLKDRQELFVDGGTGIKLGKHQFGVNTQTLDLTTVMRNDQLNLHLTGTQFFEPLSHPDLDDAHDLMNQEVVSENRDVYRGEYLAYALYQELSHPSRRKHFAKDSNDSGSDDAEEESSESKRDADTAPHMDKRTFERLSEAEQIRWVQQQMSGRYSEGYAKGVHDHDAAKLLAALLKIDRTIGLAKHRPDVRAAAWYWWSHLLIGGMRKMYTGWIGGFQKLAQAFPQAHPAVEFRARLTAEIADDPTFANLFADVRPEEAAAYLFDQLVDPSDLPVVSRRAARLYEDFCEHVVGEERQSLVAAGLKDNAKQPAESMVLARNWSSAFLTMHDDHDELDPNDLYRDELARLLIDGAPDPAQISDAHVAVELTNLAGAHRRINKGQMTLRYHDIFQRLGHFTRETVPRFQRLHDTKQRLVDEARDAMKLEEFRPRVLTSFVRNRLLDEVYLPMIGDNLAKQIGVAGEGKRTDRMGLLLLISPPGYGKTTLMEYIANRLGIIFMKINGPAIGHGVTSLDPSEAPNAAAREEIERLNLALEMGDNVMLYLDDIQHTHPELLQKFISLCDATRKIEGVWKGKTRTYDFRGRRVAVVMAGNPYTESGDRFQIPDMLSNRADVYNLGEIIGDSAEAFEMSYLENCLTSNTALQPLASASPRDARTLIRAATLGSMEGIDLESNLSMDQVREMYSVLRKLIKVRDVVLRVNRQYIRSAAQADAYRTEPPFKLQGSYRNMNRIAEKVVAVMNDRELQSLIVGNYEQDSQTLTTDNESNVLKFKELMGILKPEETERWEAIKYAFSESVRFQGLDSGDQVGQLMKQLGGLRDGLESIRRVMVQAVAGNDNSQTDRLHDELASFRNGMLAVGQQLSETLGSTSTQLTTLAQQNSSGPPPQKVMVQHKVPRVMLDVVKTQFQLMQQWIPLLTAVGTKGPEYDNIAKAVDACLKDYQRLQDDLSSAAKPKKP